In one Arachis duranensis cultivar V14167 chromosome 9, aradu.V14167.gnm2.J7QH, whole genome shotgun sequence genomic region, the following are encoded:
- the LOC107466190 gene encoding protein LIGHT-DEPENDENT SHORT HYPOCOTYLS 4 → MNSLQEFDSSSNTTSSLNNNFGVLPLSSPAASSSTSSPPPPQPPPPQPPLRYLDQFGKTKVHTQLCPFFGHPNPPAPCPCPLRQAWGSLDALIGRLRAAFEENGGKPEANPFGARAVRLYLREVRDSQAKARGISYEKKKRKRPPHQQQPQPQPQPQPLPQPQPPSTNTSMNL, encoded by the exons ATGAATTCTCTTCAAGAATTTGATTCATCATCAAACACTACTTCATCACTCAACAACAATTTCGGAGTACTACCTTTATCTTCTCCAGCTGCATCATCATCAACCTCATCACCACCGCCACCGCAACCACCACCGCCACAACCACC CCTCCGATACTTGGACCAGTTCGGAAAAACGAAGGTGCACACGCAGCTATGTCCATTCTTCGGGCACCCGAACCCGCCTGCACCGTGCCCTTGCCCGCTCCGCCAAGCTTGGGGGAGCTTAGACGCTCTGATTGGTCGGTTAAGGGCGGCGTTTGAAGAGAATGGCGGCAAGCCGGAGGCTAACCCTTTCGGCGCTCGCGCCGTTAGGCTTTACCTTCGCGAGGTTCGTGATTCTCAGGCTAAAGCCAGAGGTATTAGCtatgagaagaagaagcgcaagagGCCGCCACACCAACAACAACCGCAACCGCAACCGCAACCGCAACCGCTCCCGCAACCGCAACCACCTTCCACCAATACTAGT ATGAACTTGTGA